Proteins from a genomic interval of Ramlibacter algicola:
- a CDS encoding c-type cytochrome produces MKRALFVLATSMAVAGPALADLALAQSKNCMSCHAVDKKLVGPSYKDVAGKYAGQKDAADKLAAKIQKGGSGVWGSIPMPPNNVTEAEAKKLAAWVLTQK; encoded by the coding sequence ATGAAACGTGCCCTGTTCGTGCTGGCCACCTCGATGGCCGTTGCCGGCCCCGCCCTGGCGGACCTGGCCCTCGCGCAGTCCAAGAACTGCATGTCCTGCCACGCCGTCGACAAGAAGCTGGTCGGCCCCTCGTACAAGGACGTCGCGGGCAAGTACGCCGGCCAGAAGGACGCAGCCGACAAGCTCGCGGCCAAGATCCAGAAGGGCGGCTCCGGCGTGTGGGGCTCCATCCCCATGCCGCCGAACAACGTGACCGAGGCCGAAGCCAAGAAGCTCGCGGCCTGGGTGCTGACGCAGAAATGA
- the acs gene encoding acetate--CoA ligase gives MSAIESVLVENRVFPPPPAAVDGARIAGMPAYEALCKEAERDFEGFWARQARENVQWTRPFTRTLDESNAPFYKWFDDGELNASANCLDRHVGTPVENKTAIVFESDDGQVTNVTYKDLLARVSRFANALKAQGIRKGDRVIIYMPMTVEGVVAMQACARIGATHSVVFGGFSAKALNERIIDAGAVAVITANYQMRGGKELPLKAIVDEGIGMGGCDTLKTVLVFMRTPTRCEMVAGRDKTFDEVLKGQPDQCAPVPVNAEHPLFILYTSGSTGKPKGVQHSTGGYLLWAKLTMDWTFDIRPKDVFWCTADIGWITGHTYVAYGPLAAGATQVMFEGIPTFPHAGRFWQMIEKHKVTVFYTAPTAIRSLIKASETDEKVHPKNWDLSSLRILGSVGEPINPEAWMWYHRNVGNERCPIMDTFWQTETGGHVITPLPGATPLVPGSCTLPLPGIMAAIVDETGKDIPNGSGGMLVIKRPWPSMIRTIWGDPERFRKSYFPEELGGKTYLAGDGAVRDAKTTYFRITGRIDDVLNVSGHRLGTMEIESALVSKTDLVAEAAVVGRPDDLTGEAICAFVVLKRPRPTGEEAKQIATELRNWVAKEIGPIAKPKDIRFGDNLPKTRSGKIMRRLLRSIAKGEAITQDTSTLENPAILEQLAERL, from the coding sequence ATGAGCGCCATCGAATCCGTCCTGGTCGAAAACCGTGTCTTCCCGCCGCCCCCGGCCGCCGTCGACGGCGCCCGCATCGCCGGCATGCCCGCCTACGAGGCGCTGTGCAAGGAAGCCGAGCGCGACTTCGAGGGGTTCTGGGCCCGGCAGGCGCGCGAGAACGTGCAGTGGACCAGGCCGTTCACCAGGACGCTGGATGAATCGAACGCGCCGTTCTACAAGTGGTTCGACGACGGCGAGCTCAATGCGTCCGCCAACTGCCTGGACCGGCACGTCGGCACGCCGGTGGAGAACAAGACCGCCATCGTGTTCGAGTCCGACGACGGGCAGGTCACCAACGTCACGTACAAGGACCTGCTGGCGCGCGTCAGCCGCTTCGCCAACGCGCTGAAGGCGCAGGGCATCCGCAAGGGCGACCGCGTCATCATCTACATGCCGATGACGGTCGAAGGCGTGGTCGCGATGCAGGCCTGCGCGCGCATCGGCGCGACGCACTCGGTGGTGTTCGGCGGCTTCTCGGCCAAGGCGCTCAACGAACGCATCATCGACGCCGGCGCGGTGGCGGTCATCACGGCGAACTACCAGATGCGCGGTGGCAAGGAGCTGCCGCTCAAGGCCATCGTCGACGAGGGCATCGGCATGGGCGGCTGCGACACGCTCAAGACGGTTCTGGTGTTCATGCGCACGCCGACCCGGTGCGAGATGGTGGCCGGCCGCGACAAGACCTTCGACGAGGTTCTGAAGGGCCAGCCGGACCAGTGCGCGCCGGTGCCGGTGAATGCGGAGCACCCGCTGTTCATCCTCTACACCTCCGGCTCCACCGGCAAGCCCAAGGGCGTGCAGCACTCCACCGGCGGCTACCTGCTGTGGGCCAAGCTCACGATGGACTGGACCTTCGACATCCGGCCCAAGGACGTGTTCTGGTGCACGGCCGACATCGGCTGGATCACCGGCCACACCTACGTCGCCTACGGGCCGCTGGCCGCCGGCGCGACGCAGGTGATGTTCGAGGGCATCCCGACCTTCCCGCACGCGGGCCGCTTCTGGCAGATGATCGAGAAGCACAAGGTCACCGTGTTCTACACGGCGCCGACCGCGATCCGTTCGCTGATCAAGGCCAGCGAGACCGACGAGAAGGTGCACCCGAAGAACTGGGACCTGTCGTCGCTGCGCATCCTGGGCAGCGTCGGCGAGCCGATCAATCCCGAAGCGTGGATGTGGTACCACCGGAACGTCGGCAACGAGCGTTGCCCGATCATGGACACGTTCTGGCAGACCGAGACCGGCGGCCACGTCATCACGCCGCTGCCTGGCGCGACGCCGCTGGTGCCCGGCTCGTGCACGCTGCCGCTGCCCGGCATCATGGCCGCCATCGTCGACGAGACCGGCAAGGACATCCCGAACGGCTCCGGCGGCATGCTCGTGATCAAGCGCCCGTGGCCATCGATGATCCGCACCATCTGGGGCGACCCGGAGCGGTTCAGGAAAAGCTACTTCCCGGAGGAGTTGGGCGGCAAGACCTACCTGGCCGGCGACGGCGCGGTGCGCGACGCCAAGACCACCTACTTCCGCATCACCGGCCGCATCGACGACGTGCTGAACGTGTCGGGCCACCGCCTGGGCACGATGGAGATCGAGAGCGCGCTGGTCAGCAAGACCGACCTCGTGGCGGAAGCCGCCGTGGTGGGGCGCCCCGACGACCTGACCGGCGAGGCGATCTGCGCGTTCGTGGTGCTCAAGCGCCCGCGCCCGACCGGCGAGGAGGCCAAGCAGATCGCGACCGAGCTGCGCAACTGGGTGGCCAAGGAGATCGGCCCGATCGCCAAGCCCAAGGACATCCGCTTCGGCGACAACCTGCCCAAGACCCGCAGCGGCAAGATCATGCGCCGCCTGCTGCGCAGCATCGCCAAGGGCGAGGCGATCACGCAGGACACGTCGACACTGGAGAATCCAGCGATTCTCGAGCAGTTGGCGGAGCGGCTTTAA
- a CDS encoding response regulator transcription factor has translation MTIRLVLADDHAIVREGLKRIVGDVGDLQVVGEAADGTEVMQRVRELDFDVLVLDLSMPGRSGMELIKLVKAEKPRLRILVLSMHQETQYAVRAIKSGASGYLTKESAPAQLEQALRKIAAGGAYVSTEVAEQLALGAMPGGAAAATHEALSDREFDVLRRLAIGDSVTDVASALNLSVKTVSSHKANAMAKLGLHNQTDLVRYALRHGLIEP, from the coding sequence ATGACGATCCGGCTGGTGCTGGCCGACGACCACGCCATCGTGCGCGAGGGCCTCAAGCGCATCGTCGGCGACGTGGGCGACCTGCAGGTGGTGGGCGAAGCGGCCGACGGCACCGAGGTGATGCAGCGCGTGCGCGAGCTGGACTTCGACGTGCTGGTGCTGGACCTGTCGATGCCGGGCCGCAGCGGCATGGAGCTGATCAAGCTGGTGAAGGCCGAGAAGCCCAGGCTGCGCATCCTGGTGCTGTCGATGCACCAGGAGACGCAGTACGCGGTGCGCGCGATCAAGTCGGGCGCCAGCGGCTACCTCACCAAGGAAAGTGCGCCCGCGCAGCTGGAGCAGGCGCTGCGCAAGATCGCTGCCGGCGGCGCCTACGTCAGCACCGAAGTGGCGGAGCAGCTCGCGCTGGGCGCGATGCCCGGCGGTGCCGCGGCGGCGACCCACGAGGCACTGTCGGACCGCGAGTTCGACGTGCTGCGGCGGTTGGCGATCGGCGACTCGGTCACGGACGTCGCCAGCGCGCTGAACCTGTCGGTGAAGACGGTGAGCAGCCACAAGGCCAACGCGATGGCCAAGCTGGGCCTGCACAACCAGACCGACCTGGTGCGCTACGCGCTGCGCCACGGGCTGATCGAGCCCTAA
- a CDS encoding nuclear transport factor 2 family protein, producing MAAIHDLAKDFVRLCQEGQFEEAGKRYWSDRIVSLEPMEGPMARSEGLQAVLAKGEWWYQNHEIHQVTSDGPYVHGNQFAVKFIMDVTPKTGDAAGKKLHMEEIGLYTVQDGKITEERFFFGG from the coding sequence ATGGCCGCCATCCACGATCTCGCGAAGGATTTCGTCCGCCTCTGCCAGGAAGGGCAGTTCGAGGAAGCGGGCAAGCGCTACTGGTCCGACCGCATCGTCTCGCTGGAGCCGATGGAAGGGCCGATGGCCCGCAGCGAAGGCCTGCAGGCCGTGCTGGCCAAGGGCGAGTGGTGGTACCAGAACCACGAGATCCACCAGGTCACCAGCGACGGGCCGTACGTGCACGGCAACCAGTTCGCCGTGAAGTTCATCATGGACGTCACGCCGAAGACGGGCGACGCCGCCGGCAAGAAGCTCCACATGGAGGAGATCGGCCTCTACACCGTGCAGGACGGCAAGATCACCGAGGAGCGGTTCTTCTTCGGCGGCTGA
- a CDS encoding GIY-YIG nuclease family protein — translation MVFPTTSPSDRARRRELARGARDAFPPMGVYAIRNLATGDVRVASSRNVPGAINRLLFELRQRGHRDRALQGAWNRLGEQGVRVDVLEMVRERTDPAFDHDAELADLLALWTQEFAAGGVQ, via the coding sequence ATGGTGTTTCCCACCACATCCCCTTCCGATCGCGCCCGCCGGCGCGAACTGGCGCGCGGCGCGCGCGATGCGTTTCCGCCCATGGGCGTGTACGCGATCCGCAACCTGGCCACGGGCGACGTGCGCGTCGCTTCCAGCCGCAACGTGCCGGGTGCGATCAACCGCTTGCTGTTCGAGCTGCGCCAGCGAGGCCACCGCGACCGCGCGCTGCAGGGCGCCTGGAACCGCCTGGGCGAGCAGGGCGTGCGCGTCGACGTGCTGGAGATGGTGCGCGAGCGCACCGATCCCGCGTTCGACCACGACGCCGAACTCGCGGACCTGCTCGCGCTGTGGACGCAGGAATTCGCGGCGGGAGGTGTGCAATGA
- a CDS encoding aldo/keto reductase, whose translation MQQRTIGPFTVPAIGLGCMNLSHAYGTPPSAEQGERVLLAALDAGVTLFDTAALYGFGANETLVGRVLKAHRSDIVLCSKGGLAGVTGDDGVTRRVIDGRPEALRRNCEDSLRRLQTDVIDVYYLHRWDKQVPIEESVGAMSRLVEQGKVRHLGLSEVSAATLRKGHAVHPITALQTEYSLWTRNPEIAVLDACRELGVTFVAFSPVARGFLCDALHDVGTLDAKDIRRSMPRFAPDHYARNLALLPGYKALAREAGCTPAQLAIAWLLHKAPHILPIPGTTSVEHLDEDLAAGDMKLDAGLLARLEEHINQRTVSGNRYSEQARREVDTEEFPGD comes from the coding sequence ATGCAACAGCGAACCATCGGTCCCTTCACCGTCCCGGCCATCGGCCTGGGCTGCATGAACCTGAGCCACGCCTACGGGACGCCGCCGTCGGCGGAGCAGGGCGAGCGCGTGCTGCTCGCCGCGCTCGACGCCGGCGTGACGCTGTTCGACACGGCGGCGCTGTACGGCTTCGGCGCCAACGAGACGCTGGTCGGCCGCGTGCTGAAGGCGCACCGGAGCGACATCGTCCTGTGCAGCAAGGGCGGCCTGGCCGGCGTGACGGGCGACGATGGCGTCACGCGCCGCGTGATCGACGGCCGTCCGGAGGCGCTGCGACGCAACTGCGAGGACAGCCTGCGCCGCCTGCAGACCGACGTCATCGACGTCTACTACCTGCACCGCTGGGACAAGCAGGTGCCGATCGAGGAGAGCGTCGGCGCGATGAGCCGGCTCGTGGAGCAGGGCAAGGTGCGCCACCTGGGCCTGTCCGAGGTGTCCGCCGCGACGCTGCGCAAGGGGCACGCGGTGCATCCGATCACAGCGCTGCAGACCGAGTACTCGCTGTGGACGCGCAACCCCGAGATCGCGGTGCTCGACGCCTGCCGCGAACTGGGCGTCACTTTCGTGGCGTTCAGCCCGGTCGCGCGCGGCTTCCTGTGCGATGCGCTGCACGACGTCGGCACGCTGGACGCGAAGGACATCCGCCGCTCGATGCCGCGCTTCGCGCCCGACCACTACGCCAGGAACCTGGCGCTGCTGCCCGGCTACAAGGCGCTGGCGCGCGAGGCGGGCTGCACGCCGGCGCAGTTGGCGATCGCGTGGCTGCTGCACAAGGCGCCGCACATCCTGCCGATCCCCGGCACGACGTCGGTGGAGCACCTGGACGAGGACCTCGCAGCGGGTGACATGAAGCTCGACGCGGGCCTGCTCGCGCGCCTCGAAGAGCACATCAACCAGCGCACGGTGAGCGGCAACCGCTATTCCGAGCAGGCGCGCCGCGAGGTCGACACCGAGGAATTCCCCGGCGACTGA
- a CDS encoding YqhA family protein, whose protein sequence is MADSNFTKGPHSPLRPLPSMIFASRWLQLPLYVGLIVAQGVYVVHFLLELWHLVEAAAGSQAALQQLINSIGYRPGAEVTSLNETMIMLVVLALIDVVMISNLLIMVIVGGYETFVSRMNLEGHPDQPEWLSHVNASVLKVKLATAIIGISSIHLLKTFINAANYSDRVLIAQTVIHITFLLSAMAIAKTDQMLTAAAAERH, encoded by the coding sequence ATGGCCGACTCCAATTTCACCAAGGGCCCGCACTCGCCCCTGCGCCCCCTGCCCTCCATGATCTTCGCCAGCCGCTGGCTGCAGCTGCCGCTGTACGTGGGCCTGATCGTGGCCCAGGGCGTGTACGTCGTGCACTTCCTGCTCGAACTGTGGCACCTGGTGGAGGCCGCCGCCGGCAGCCAGGCCGCCTTGCAGCAGTTGATCAACAGCATCGGCTACCGCCCGGGCGCCGAGGTCACGTCGCTGAACGAGACCATGATCATGCTGGTGGTGCTGGCGCTGATCGACGTGGTGATGATCTCCAACCTGCTCATCATGGTGATCGTCGGCGGCTACGAGACCTTCGTCAGCCGCATGAACCTGGAAGGCCACCCCGACCAGCCCGAGTGGCTGAGCCACGTCAACGCGTCGGTGCTGAAGGTCAAGCTGGCCACCGCGATCATCGGCATCAGCTCGATCCACCTGCTCAAGACCTTCATCAACGCGGCCAACTACAGCGACCGCGTGCTGATCGCGCAGACGGTGATCCACATCACCTTCCTGCTGTCCGCGATGGCGATCGCCAAGACCGACCAGATGCTGACGGCGGCGGCGGCGGAGAGACACTGA
- a CDS encoding sulfite exporter TauE/SafE family protein: MALGLATTAFVMGLAGGPHCAAMCGAACAGIARAGQGNVAARARVFQFGRIVGYSAAGAVVASGAQALGWLATQAAALRPAWTLMHLAVLAWGLVLLVQARQPAWLDGFGRGVWTRVRPGVGARGGAFGAGVLWTFMPCGLLYSALLVASLADGPVQGAATMALFAIGSGLGLWLAPKLFLWLAGQGHRWRQVGGTRLAGALLVGVAVWALWADTLRRIAVYCGL; encoded by the coding sequence ATGGCCCTCGGCCTCGCCACGACCGCGTTCGTGATGGGGCTCGCGGGCGGCCCGCACTGCGCGGCCATGTGCGGCGCGGCCTGCGCGGGCATTGCACGGGCGGGGCAGGGCAACGTCGCGGCACGGGCGCGCGTGTTCCAGTTCGGGCGCATCGTCGGCTATTCCGCCGCCGGTGCGGTCGTCGCCTCGGGAGCGCAGGCGCTCGGCTGGCTGGCGACGCAGGCTGCGGCGTTGCGGCCTGCGTGGACGCTGATGCATCTCGCCGTGCTGGCCTGGGGCCTGGTGCTCCTGGTGCAGGCACGGCAGCCGGCCTGGCTGGATGGCTTCGGGCGTGGCGTCTGGACGCGCGTGCGGCCCGGCGTCGGCGCGCGCGGCGGTGCGTTCGGGGCCGGGGTGCTGTGGACGTTCATGCCGTGCGGGCTGCTGTACTCGGCCCTGCTGGTGGCGTCGCTGGCCGATGGGCCGGTGCAGGGCGCCGCCACCATGGCGCTGTTCGCGATCGGCAGTGGGCTCGGGCTTTGGCTCGCGCCGAAGCTGTTCCTGTGGCTGGCGGGGCAGGGCCATCGCTGGCGGCAGGTGGGTGGCACTCGCCTGGCTGGTGCGTTGCTGGTCGGCGTCGCCGTGTGGGCCTTGTGGGCGGACACGCTCCGTCGCATCGCGGTGTACTGCGGGCTATAA
- the hemN gene encoding oxygen-independent coproporphyrinogen III oxidase, translating into MTTDTPAVLPAEILRRFDVNGPRYTSYPTADRFVEAWGPADHHRMLEQRRDGATAALRQPLSLYVHIPFCESICYYCACNKIITRQHGRVQPYLELLEREARLHTDVIGTGQSVSQLHLGGGTPTFLGDEELSQLVAMLRRHFDLVAGGEFSVEVDPRTVTRERLAHLARLGFNRLSFGVQDFDPRVQQAVHRVQPYEQVAELVDASREIGFESINVDLIYGLPLQTPESFAVTLERLRTLRPDRVALYGYAHLPERFKPQRRIVPAELPDAASKLAMLSQSIDALAHAGYVYVGMDHFALPEDSLAVAKRQGRLHRNFQGYSTQPDSDLVSLGVSAISRIGASFSQNAKTMDEYRDLLDQGQLPVVRGLALDRDDLVRRAVIMGLMCQGQVLFEDIELAWLVDFRSYFASELQRLRDMQAMGLVTVDDTGIQVTAAGWYVVRAIGMVFDRYLQSDRQRNRFSRIL; encoded by the coding sequence GTGACCACCGACACCCCCGCCGTCCTCCCCGCCGAGATCCTGCGCCGCTTCGACGTCAACGGGCCGCGCTACACCTCGTACCCGACCGCCGACCGCTTCGTGGAGGCGTGGGGGCCGGCCGACCACCACCGGATGCTGGAACAGCGCCGCGACGGTGCGACCGCCGCCTTGCGCCAGCCGCTGTCGCTGTACGTGCACATCCCGTTCTGCGAATCGATCTGCTACTACTGCGCCTGCAACAAGATCATCACGCGCCAGCATGGCCGCGTGCAGCCGTACCTGGAACTGCTGGAGCGCGAGGCGCGCCTGCACACGGACGTGATCGGCACCGGCCAGTCGGTGAGCCAGCTGCACCTGGGTGGCGGCACCCCCACCTTCCTCGGCGACGAGGAGTTGTCGCAACTCGTGGCCATGCTGCGGCGCCACTTCGACCTGGTCGCCGGTGGCGAGTTCTCGGTGGAAGTGGACCCGCGCACCGTGACCCGCGAGCGGCTCGCGCACCTGGCGCGCCTGGGCTTCAACCGCCTGAGCTTCGGCGTGCAGGACTTCGATCCGCGCGTGCAGCAGGCCGTGCACCGCGTGCAGCCGTACGAGCAGGTCGCCGAACTGGTGGACGCTTCGCGCGAGATCGGCTTCGAATCGATCAACGTCGACCTGATCTACGGCCTGCCGCTGCAGACGCCCGAGTCGTTCGCGGTCACGCTGGAGCGCCTGCGCACGCTCCGCCCGGACCGCGTGGCGCTGTATGGCTATGCGCACCTGCCCGAGCGCTTCAAGCCGCAGCGGCGCATCGTGCCGGCCGAACTGCCCGATGCCGCGTCTAAGCTGGCGATGCTGTCGCAGTCGATCGACGCGCTCGCGCACGCCGGCTACGTGTACGTCGGCATGGACCACTTCGCGCTGCCGGAGGACTCGCTGGCGGTCGCCAAGCGGCAGGGCCGGCTGCACCGCAACTTCCAGGGCTACAGCACGCAGCCTGACAGCGACCTGGTCTCGCTGGGCGTGTCCGCCATCAGCCGCATCGGCGCCAGCTTCTCGCAGAACGCGAAGACGATGGACGAGTACCGCGACCTGCTGGACCAAGGCCAGCTGCCGGTGGTGCGGGGCCTCGCGCTGGACCGCGACGACCTCGTGCGCCGGGCCGTGATCATGGGCCTGATGTGCCAGGGCCAGGTCCTGTTCGAGGACATCGAGCTGGCCTGGCTGGTGGACTTCCGCAGCTACTTCGCCAGCGAGCTGCAGCGGCTGCGCGACATGCAGGCCATGGGCCTGGTGACCGTGGACGACACCGGCATCCAGGTGACCGCCGCCGGCTGGTACGTGGTGCGCGCGATCGGCATGGTGTTCGACCGCTACCTGCAGTCGGACCGCCAGCGCAACCGCTTCTCGCGCATCCTCTGA
- a CDS encoding response regulator, producing MPSATAATPLRVFLADDSGPIRARVAQLLSGREMAVVGEGATPQACIDGILAAHPDVVVLDVQLEGGTGLQVLRAVREAQPGIEFVVLSNSASEPYRRRYLGAGARWFLDKSSEFDQLAAALAATRH from the coding sequence ATGCCCAGCGCCACTGCCGCCACCCCCCTGCGAGTGTTCCTCGCGGACGACTCCGGCCCGATCCGCGCCCGCGTCGCCCAGCTGCTGTCGGGCCGCGAGATGGCCGTCGTCGGCGAAGGCGCCACGCCGCAGGCCTGCATCGACGGCATCCTGGCCGCCCACCCCGACGTCGTCGTGCTGGACGTGCAGCTCGAGGGCGGCACCGGCCTGCAGGTGCTGCGCGCCGTGCGCGAAGCGCAGCCGGGCATCGAATTCGTCGTGCTGTCCAACAGCGCCAGCGAGCCGTACCGCCGCCGCTACCTCGGCGCCGGCGCCCGCTGGTTCCTCGACAAGAGCAGCGAGTTCGACCAGCTCGCCGCCGCGCTCGCCGCCACCCGTCACTGA
- a CDS encoding AsnC family transcriptional regulator translates to MSALAFCLGLHRAGASLQRKLDEDLGFFHGIGWDDFVLMSLLDTCRDGVPLAQLAQSLRISPSAALRRLPPLEKTGLVARERSGGLRAVLRPGGARLVREARETAAAICEQALRGDTALPTAAGLLERLATSPALRTA, encoded by the coding sequence ATGAGCGCGCTCGCGTTTTGCCTCGGCCTGCACCGGGCCGGCGCAAGCCTGCAACGCAAGCTCGACGAGGACCTCGGCTTCTTCCACGGCATCGGCTGGGACGACTTCGTGCTGATGTCGCTGCTGGACACGTGTCGCGACGGCGTGCCGCTCGCGCAGCTGGCGCAATCGCTGCGCATCAGCCCATCGGCAGCGCTGCGCCGCCTGCCGCCGCTCGAGAAGACCGGCCTCGTCGCGCGCGAACGCAGCGGCGGACTGCGCGCCGTGCTGCGCCCGGGCGGTGCCCGCCTGGTGCGCGAAGCGCGCGAGACCGCGGCGGCGATCTGCGAGCAGGCGCTGCGCGGCGACACCGCGCTGCCCACCGCAGCCGGCCTGCTGGAGCGCCTGGCGACGAGCCCGGCGCTGCGCACCGCATGA
- a CDS encoding c-type cytochrome translates to MTPGARVLLPLLLAVAAAPASADLALATSKNCLSCHAVEHKVLGPSFRSIGARYASQPNAADMLAGKILRGSSGAWGPNPMPPNTQVTEPEAKKLAAWVLTLR, encoded by the coding sequence ATGACACCCGGCGCGCGGGTCCTGCTGCCACTGCTGCTCGCGGTGGCCGCGGCGCCCGCGTCCGCCGACCTCGCGCTGGCCACCAGCAAGAACTGCCTGAGTTGCCACGCCGTCGAGCACAAGGTGCTCGGCCCCTCGTTCAGGTCCATCGGCGCGCGCTATGCGTCGCAGCCCAATGCCGCCGACATGCTCGCCGGCAAGATCCTCAGGGGCAGCAGCGGCGCCTGGGGCCCCAACCCCATGCCACCCAACACGCAGGTCACCGAACCCGAGGCCAAGAAGTTGGCGGCCTGGGTGCTGACGCTGAGGTGA
- a CDS encoding helix-turn-helix domain-containing protein, which translates to MTAATLSQPSTVPVQFTPRPARGAPATLTTACSSCHLKELCLPCGMSGPTVDRLDGLRFARRRVKAGQPLYRAGDAFQFIYAVRSGTFRSSLAAADGREQVSGFSIAGELLGLDGLAQGRHASTATALEDAEICAIPYDHLMELSTGSPDLQKAVGRLMSREIVREHGLMLLLGSMNAEERLAAFLLNVSQRMKVRGWSPSEFHLRMSRAEIGSYLGMKLETVSRTFSAFVQQGLLEVDKRHIRILDLERLARTVESRVH; encoded by the coding sequence ATGACCGCCGCCACCCTGTCCCAGCCCAGCACCGTCCCCGTGCAGTTCACGCCCCGTCCCGCGCGCGGCGCGCCCGCCACGCTCACCACGGCGTGCTCCAGCTGCCACCTGAAGGAGCTGTGCCTGCCTTGCGGCATGAGCGGCCCGACGGTCGATCGCCTGGACGGGCTGCGCTTCGCCCGCCGCCGCGTGAAGGCGGGCCAGCCGCTGTACCGCGCCGGCGACGCCTTCCAGTTCATCTACGCGGTGCGCAGCGGCACGTTCAGGTCCAGCCTGGCCGCCGCCGACGGCCGCGAGCAGGTCAGCGGCTTCTCGATCGCCGGCGAACTGCTGGGCCTGGACGGCCTCGCGCAGGGCCGCCACGCGAGCACCGCGACCGCGCTGGAGGACGCCGAGATCTGCGCGATCCCGTACGACCACCTGATGGAACTGTCGACCGGCAGCCCGGACCTGCAGAAAGCCGTCGGCCGGCTGATGAGCCGCGAGATCGTGCGCGAGCACGGCCTGATGCTGCTGCTGGGCAGCATGAACGCCGAGGAGCGCCTGGCCGCCTTCCTGCTGAACGTGTCGCAGCGCATGAAGGTGCGCGGCTGGTCGCCGAGCGAGTTCCACCTGCGCATGTCGCGCGCCGAGATCGGCAGCTACCTGGGCATGAAGCTGGAGACGGTCAGCCGCACCTTCTCGGCGTTCGTGCAGCAGGGGCTGCTGGAGGTCGACAAGCGCCACATCCGCATCCTCGACCTGGAGCGCCTGGCGCGCACCGTCGAATCGCGCGTGCACTGA
- a CDS encoding Gfo/Idh/MocA family oxidoreductase, which yields MTQPLRIALAGAGAFGQKHLDALKLIDGVQVTSVIGRELDKTREVASKYGIGHVATDLAATLKRDDVDAVILCTPTQMHASQAIACLQAGKHVQVEIPLCDKLSDGQAVVDLQKKTGLVAMVGHTRRFNPSHQYVHRKIAAGEFHIQQMDVQTYFFRRTNMNALGQPRSWTDHLLWHHAAHTVDLFQYQTGSRVVKANAIQGPIHPALGIAMDMSIQLQAGNGAICTLSLSFNNDGPLGTFFRYIGDTATFIARYDDLFNGKDEKIDVSKVDVSMNGIELQDREFVAAIREKREPNASVAKVLPCYEVLHQLEQQLQ from the coding sequence ATGACGCAACCGCTGCGCATCGCGCTGGCCGGCGCCGGCGCCTTCGGCCAGAAGCACCTCGACGCCCTGAAGCTGATCGACGGCGTGCAGGTCACGTCGGTGATCGGCCGCGAGCTGGACAAGACCAGGGAGGTCGCGTCCAAGTACGGCATCGGCCACGTCGCGACGGACCTGGCCGCGACGCTCAAGCGCGACGACGTCGATGCGGTGATCCTGTGCACGCCGACGCAGATGCACGCGTCGCAGGCGATCGCCTGCCTGCAGGCCGGCAAGCACGTGCAGGTGGAGATTCCGCTATGCGACAAGCTGTCGGACGGGCAGGCGGTGGTGGACCTGCAGAAGAAGACCGGCCTGGTCGCGATGGTGGGCCACACGCGACGCTTCAACCCCAGCCACCAGTACGTGCACCGCAAGATCGCGGCCGGCGAGTTCCACATCCAGCAGATGGACGTGCAGACGTACTTCTTCCGCCGCACGAACATGAATGCGCTGGGCCAGCCGCGCAGCTGGACCGACCACCTGCTGTGGCACCACGCCGCGCACACCGTGGACCTGTTCCAGTACCAGACTGGCAGCCGCGTGGTGAAGGCGAACGCGATCCAGGGCCCGATCCATCCGGCGCTGGGCATCGCGATGGACATGAGCATCCAGCTGCAGGCCGGGAACGGCGCCATCTGCACGCTGTCGCTCTCGTTCAACAACGACGGCCCGCTGGGCACGTTCTTCCGCTACATCGGCGACACCGCGACGTTCATCGCGCGCTACGACGACCTGTTCAACGGCAAGGACGAGAAGATCGACGTGTCCAAGGTCGATGTCTCGATGAACGGCATCGAGTTGCAGGACCGCGAGTTCGTCGCCGCCATCCGCGAGAAACGCGAACCGAACGCGAGCGTGGCGAAGGTACTGCCTTGCTACGAGGTGCTGCACCAGTTGGAGCAGCAGCTGCAGTAG